One region of Streptomyces leeuwenhoekii genomic DNA includes:
- the mraY gene encoding phospho-N-acetylmuramoyl-pentapeptide-transferase yields the protein MMNQILFAGVIGLFLTLVGTPLLIKLLARKGYGQYIRDDGPREHASKRGTPTMGGIAFILATVAAYFLSKVITGKPPTYSGLLVLGLMVGMGLVGFLDDYIKIVKRRSLGLRAKAKMAGQLIVGIAFAVLALQFSDSRGNTPASTKLSFITDFGWTIGPVLFVVWALFMILAMSNGVNLTDGLDGLATGASVLVFGAYTFIGVWQFQESCANALELTNPGACYEVRDPLDLAVVSSALMGACLGFLWWNTSPAKIFMGDTGSLALGGVLAGLAICSRTELLLAILGGLFVLITMSVVIQVGSFRLTGKRVFRMAPLQHHFELKGWSEVLVVVRFWIIQGICVIVGLGLFYAGWAADK from the coding sequence ATGATGAATCAGATCCTGTTCGCGGGTGTCATCGGACTCTTCCTGACCCTGGTCGGCACCCCGCTGCTGATCAAGCTGCTCGCGCGCAAGGGGTACGGCCAGTACATCCGTGACGACGGCCCGCGCGAGCACGCCAGCAAGCGCGGTACGCCGACCATGGGCGGCATCGCCTTCATCCTGGCCACGGTCGCCGCCTACTTCCTGAGCAAGGTGATCACCGGCAAGCCGCCGACGTACTCGGGCCTGCTGGTGCTGGGCCTGATGGTCGGCATGGGCCTGGTCGGCTTCCTCGACGACTACATCAAGATCGTCAAGCGGCGTTCGCTGGGCCTGCGGGCCAAGGCGAAGATGGCCGGCCAGCTCATCGTCGGCATCGCCTTCGCGGTGCTCGCGCTGCAGTTCTCCGACTCCCGCGGCAACACCCCGGCCTCCACCAAGCTGTCGTTCATCACGGACTTCGGCTGGACCATCGGCCCGGTGCTGTTCGTGGTCTGGGCGCTGTTCATGATCCTCGCGATGTCGAACGGCGTGAACCTCACCGACGGTCTGGACGGCCTGGCCACCGGTGCCTCCGTCCTCGTCTTCGGCGCCTACACCTTCATCGGTGTGTGGCAGTTCCAGGAGTCGTGCGCCAACGCGCTGGAGCTGACCAACCCGGGCGCCTGCTACGAGGTGCGCGACCCGCTCGACCTCGCCGTGGTCTCCTCCGCGCTGATGGGCGCCTGCCTCGGCTTCCTGTGGTGGAACACCTCCCCGGCCAAGATCTTCATGGGCGACACCGGTTCGCTGGCGCTCGGCGGTGTGCTCGCGGGCCTCGCGATCTGCTCCCGCACCGAGCTGCTGCTCGCCATCCTGGGCGGTCTGTTCGTCCTGATCACCATGTCCGTGGTGATCCAGGTCGGCTCCTTCCGCCTCACCGGGAAGCGGGTCTTCCGGATGGCGCCGCTCCAGCACCACTTCGAACTCAAGGGCTGGTCCGAAGTCCTGGTGGTGGTCCGCTTCTGGATCATCCAGGGCATCTGTGTGATCGTCGGACTGGGCCTCTTCTACGCGGGATGGGCGGCCGACAAGTGA
- a CDS encoding AAA family ATPase has translation MTTYEDRANHGGVPDRAYGRVGDDLTAVVERVRASVEGVIEGKPEVVRLSLTVLLAEGHLLIEDVPGVGKTMLAKALARSIDCSVRRIQFTPDLLPSDITGVSIWDQQRRDFEFKPGAIFAQVVIGDEINRASPKTQSALLESMEERQVTIDGKSYELPSPFMVVATQNPVEMEGTYPLPEAQRDRFMARVSIGYPGPEAELRMLDVHGGASPLDDLQPVAHAHEIVKLIEAVRGVHVAEPVRRYAVDLVAATRTHPDLRLGASPRATLHLLRAAKASAALGGREYALPDDVQALAVAVLAHRLLPTAQAQLDRRTAEQVVQEILQRTPVPAAPGRTGGQGLDHGTPAYGRQPPRRA, from the coding sequence GTGACGACCTATGAGGATCGTGCGAACCATGGGGGCGTCCCCGACCGGGCGTACGGACGGGTGGGAGACGACCTGACCGCCGTGGTCGAGCGCGTGCGCGCTTCGGTGGAGGGTGTGATCGAGGGCAAGCCCGAGGTCGTACGGCTCTCGCTGACCGTGCTGCTCGCCGAGGGCCATCTGCTGATCGAGGACGTCCCCGGCGTCGGCAAGACCATGCTCGCCAAGGCGCTGGCCCGGTCGATCGACTGCTCGGTGCGGCGCATCCAGTTCACGCCCGACCTGCTGCCGTCGGACATCACCGGCGTCTCCATCTGGGACCAGCAGCGCCGGGACTTCGAGTTCAAGCCGGGCGCGATCTTCGCGCAGGTGGTGATCGGCGACGAGATCAACCGCGCCTCGCCCAAGACCCAGTCCGCGCTGCTGGAGTCGATGGAGGAGCGGCAGGTCACCATCGACGGCAAGAGCTACGAGCTGCCCAGCCCCTTCATGGTGGTGGCGACGCAGAACCCGGTCGAGATGGAGGGCACCTATCCGCTCCCCGAGGCCCAGCGCGACCGCTTCATGGCCCGTGTCTCCATCGGCTATCCCGGTCCGGAGGCCGAGCTGCGGATGCTCGACGTGCACGGCGGGGCCAGCCCGCTGGACGACCTCCAGCCGGTGGCGCACGCGCACGAGATCGTGAAGCTGATCGAGGCGGTCCGCGGCGTCCACGTCGCCGAGCCGGTCCGCCGGTACGCCGTGGACCTGGTCGCCGCCACGCGCACCCATCCCGACCTCAGACTCGGCGCCTCCCCGCGCGCCACCCTGCATCTGCTGCGCGCGGCGAAGGCGTCCGCCGCCCTGGGCGGCCGGGAGTACGCGCTGCCGGACGACGTGCAGGCCCTCGCCGTCGCCGTCCTGGCCCACCGCCTGCTGCCCACCGCCCAGGCCCAGCTCGATCGCCGCACCGCCGAGCAGGTCGTGCAGGAGATCCTCCAGCGGACCCCGGTGCCCGCGGCGCCCGGACGGACGGGCGGCCAGGGCCTGGACCACGGCACCCCGGCATACGGCCGGCAACCGCCGCGGAGGGCGTGA
- the murD gene encoding UDP-N-acetylmuramoyl-L-alanine--D-glutamate ligase, whose product MGGRQVTEWQGKHVTVAGLGVSGIPAAKVLHGLGARVTVVNDGDDERARAQAAELEALGITVRLGDGATLPEGTELIVTAPGWKPDKPLFTAAERAGVPVWGDVELAWRLRGRDGREAAPWLAVTGTNGKTTTVQMLAAILKAAGLRTAAVGNIGVSLLDAITGEERYDVLAVELSSYQLHWAPSVRAHSAAVLNLAPDHLDWHGSMEAYARDKGRIYEGNRVACVYNVADKATEDLVREADVEEGCRAVGFTLGTPGLSQLGVVDGILVDRAFVADRHKNAQELAEVGDVDPPAPHNIANALAAAALARAFGVPATAVRDGLRAFRPDAHRIAHVADVDGVAYVDDSKATNTHAAQASLAAYESVVWIAGGLAKGATFDELVAGAAKRLRGAVLIGADRALIREALARHAPEVPVVDLDRTDTGAMLQAVQEARRLARPGDTVLLAPACASMDMFANYNKRGDAFAQAVRELGA is encoded by the coding sequence ATGGGCGGCCGACAAGTGACCGAATGGCAGGGCAAGCACGTCACCGTCGCCGGGCTCGGCGTCTCCGGCATCCCGGCCGCCAAGGTCCTGCACGGGCTCGGCGCCCGCGTCACCGTCGTCAACGACGGCGACGACGAGCGGGCGCGGGCCCAGGCGGCCGAACTGGAGGCCCTCGGGATCACCGTGCGCCTCGGCGACGGGGCGACCCTGCCGGAGGGCACCGAGCTGATCGTCACCGCGCCCGGCTGGAAGCCGGACAAGCCCCTGTTCACGGCGGCCGAGCGGGCCGGGGTCCCGGTCTGGGGCGATGTCGAGCTGGCCTGGCGGCTGCGCGGCCGGGACGGCAGAGAAGCGGCCCCGTGGCTCGCCGTGACGGGCACCAACGGCAAGACGACGACCGTCCAGATGCTCGCCGCCATCCTGAAGGCGGCGGGCCTGCGCACGGCGGCCGTCGGCAACATCGGCGTCTCGCTGCTGGACGCCATCACCGGCGAGGAGCGGTACGACGTCCTGGCCGTGGAGCTGTCCAGCTACCAGCTCCACTGGGCGCCCTCCGTGCGGGCCCACTCGGCCGCCGTGCTCAACCTCGCCCCCGACCACCTCGACTGGCACGGCTCCATGGAGGCGTACGCGCGCGACAAGGGCCGTATCTACGAGGGCAATCGCGTCGCCTGCGTCTACAACGTGGCCGACAAGGCCACCGAGGACCTCGTGCGCGAGGCCGACGTCGAGGAGGGCTGCCGGGCCGTCGGCTTCACGCTCGGCACCCCGGGCCTCTCCCAACTCGGGGTCGTGGACGGCATCCTGGTCGACCGCGCCTTCGTGGCGGACCGGCACAAGAACGCCCAGGAGCTCGCCGAGGTCGGCGACGTCGATCCGCCGGCCCCGCACAACATCGCCAACGCGCTCGCCGCGGCGGCCCTCGCGCGGGCCTTCGGCGTGCCCGCCACCGCCGTCCGGGACGGCCTCAGGGCCTTCCGGCCGGACGCCCACCGCATCGCGCACGTGGCGGACGTGGACGGCGTGGCCTACGTCGACGACTCCAAGGCCACCAACACCCACGCCGCGCAGGCCTCCTTGGCGGCGTACGAGTCGGTCGTGTGGATCGCGGGCGGCCTCGCCAAGGGCGCCACCTTCGACGAGCTGGTCGCGGGCGCGGCCAAGCGGTTGCGCGGGGCCGTCCTGATCGGCGCCGACCGCGCCCTGATCCGCGAAGCCCTGGCGCGACACGCCCCGGAAGTACCCGTCGTCGACCTCGACCGGACCGACACTGGGGCGATGCTCCAGGCGGTCCAGGAAGCGCGCCGGCTCGCCCGGCCCGGTGACACGGTGCTGCTGGCCCCGGCCTGCGCCTCCATGGACATGTTCGCCAACTACAACAAGCGCGGTGACGCGTTCGCGCAGGCCGTTCGCGAACTCGGCGCCTGA
- a CDS encoding peptidoglycan D,D-transpeptidase FtsI family protein: MTEVSDRQAPHRRVPGPARPVRPGAQRRPGPGARPARRPVTPRKAAPPALRLGSPRPRLRMIGLALTLVLIAFVVRLLQVQAVDASTYAAKAEQNRYVVHTLPAERGGITDRNGVALASTVDSYDITADPTMFTREQLKVGDGPEQAAALLAPILGEDQEALAAKLRPKNKDLRYVRLARGKTPEVWNQIKDLKTALGKKADQDDSAVNVLAGVFADPSSKRVYPNGSLAAGILGWVNSEGEGSGGLERKLDRTLAGEDGEIRYAQSGGRQVPTIGANEKPAVPGSDVELTIDRDIQWAAQHAITEQVKESKADGGYVIVQDTRTGEILAMANSPGFDPNNLSDADPAALGNAALQDAYEPGSTAKVMSMAAVLEENAATPATHVVVPNRLHRGDRLFKDDVDHPTWHLTLNGVLAKSSNIGTILATGQLGKTQREANQVLYSYLRKFGLGDYSGLGFPGETKGILAPPGQWSTSQQYTIPFGQGVSVNAMQAASVYSTIANGGVRVAPTLVRGTKGPDGRFTPAPEPEKTRVVSEKTAKTLSRMLESVVDDEEGTGTKARIPGYRVAGKTGTANRVDPATGKYRGYTSSFAGFAPADKPRVTVYCAIQNATEGSYFGGQICGPIFKQVMEFALKTLQVPPTGAPPANLPVTFKP, translated from the coding sequence GTGACGGAAGTGTCCGACAGGCAAGCGCCGCACCGCCGCGTGCCCGGACCGGCCCGCCCGGTGCGCCCCGGCGCCCAGCGACGCCCCGGTCCCGGCGCCCGCCCGGCCCGCCGGCCGGTCACGCCCCGCAAGGCCGCCCCGCCCGCCCTGAGGCTGGGCAGCCCGCGCCCCCGGCTGCGCATGATCGGGCTGGCCCTGACCCTCGTCCTGATCGCCTTCGTGGTGCGGCTGCTCCAGGTGCAGGCCGTCGACGCGAGCACGTACGCGGCCAAGGCCGAGCAGAACCGGTACGTCGTCCACACCCTGCCCGCCGAGCGCGGCGGCATCACCGACCGCAACGGCGTGGCCCTCGCCTCCACCGTGGACTCCTACGACATCACCGCCGACCCCACGATGTTCACGCGCGAGCAACTGAAGGTCGGCGACGGGCCGGAGCAGGCGGCGGCCCTCCTCGCCCCGATCCTCGGGGAGGACCAGGAGGCACTGGCCGCCAAGCTCCGCCCGAAGAACAAGGATCTGCGCTACGTCCGGCTCGCCCGCGGCAAGACCCCCGAGGTCTGGAACCAGATCAAGGACCTGAAGACCGCGCTCGGCAAGAAGGCCGACCAGGACGACTCCGCCGTCAACGTCCTCGCCGGCGTCTTCGCCGACCCCAGCAGCAAGCGCGTCTACCCCAACGGCAGCCTCGCCGCCGGCATCCTCGGCTGGGTCAACTCCGAGGGGGAGGGCAGCGGCGGCCTGGAGCGGAAGCTGGACAGGACGCTGGCCGGCGAGGACGGTGAGATCCGCTACGCCCAGTCCGGCGGCCGTCAGGTGCCCACGATCGGCGCCAACGAGAAGCCCGCCGTGCCCGGCAGCGACGTGGAGCTCACCATCGACCGCGACATCCAGTGGGCCGCCCAGCACGCCATCACCGAGCAGGTGAAGGAGTCCAAGGCGGACGGCGGGTACGTCATCGTCCAGGACACCCGCACCGGCGAGATCCTCGCCATGGCCAACTCACCCGGCTTCGACCCGAACAACCTCTCGGACGCCGACCCGGCCGCGCTCGGCAACGCGGCCCTCCAGGACGCCTACGAACCCGGCTCCACCGCCAAGGTGATGTCGATGGCGGCCGTACTGGAGGAGAACGCGGCCACGCCGGCGACCCACGTCGTCGTGCCCAACCGGCTGCACCGCGGCGACCGGCTCTTCAAGGACGACGTCGACCACCCGACCTGGCACCTCACGCTCAACGGCGTCCTCGCCAAGTCGAGCAACATCGGCACCATCCTGGCCACCGGGCAGCTCGGCAAGACCCAGCGGGAGGCCAACCAGGTCCTCTACTCCTACCTGCGCAAATTCGGCCTCGGTGATTACAGCGGGCTCGGCTTCCCCGGCGAGACCAAGGGCATCCTCGCCCCGCCCGGCCAGTGGTCGACCTCGCAGCAGTACACGATTCCTTTCGGCCAGGGCGTGTCCGTCAACGCCATGCAGGCGGCCTCCGTCTACTCGACCATCGCCAACGGCGGCGTCCGCGTCGCCCCCACGCTCGTGCGCGGCACCAAGGGCCCCGACGGGCGCTTCACCCCCGCCCCCGAGCCCGAGAAGACACGGGTGGTCAGCGAGAAGACGGCGAAGACCCTCTCCCGCATGCTGGAGTCCGTGGTCGACGACGAGGAGGGCACCGGCACCAAGGCGCGCATCCCCGGCTACCGGGTGGCGGGCAAGACCGGCACCGCCAACCGCGTGGATCCGGCCACCGGCAAGTACCGCGGCTACACCTCGTCCTTCGCCGGGTTCGCGCCCGCCGACAAGCCCCGGGTCACCGTCTACTGCGCCATCCAGAACGCCACCGAGGGCAGCTACTTCGGTGGCCAGATCTGCGGCCCCATCTTCAAGCAGGTGATGGAGTTCGCCCTCAAGACCCTCCAGGTCCCGCCCACCGGCGCCCCGCCCGCGAACCTCCCGGTCACCTTCAAACCCTGA
- a CDS encoding UDP-N-acetylmuramoyl-tripeptide--D-alanyl-D-alanine ligase, translating to MIALSLAEIAEVVGGQTHDIPDPSVQVTGPVVRDSRDVEPGSLFVAFAGERVDGHDFAQAVVEAGAVAVLGRRPVGVPAIVVDDVQAALGALARHVVRRLGATLVGLTGSAGKTSTKDLIAQVLRRKAPTVFTPGSLNNEIGLPLTALSATDETRFLVLEMGARGIGHIRYLTELTPPKIGLVLNVGSAHIGEFGGREQIAQAKGELVEALPSAQDGGAAILNADDPYVRAMASRTKAKVLFFGESDEADVRAENVRLTDSGQPSFRLHTPSGASDVTMRLYGEHHVSNALAAAAVAHELGMSADEIALALSEAGSLSRWRMEVTERPDGVTIVNDAYNANPESMRAALRALVAIGKGRRTWAVLGKMAELGDEALAEHDAVGRLAVRLNVSKLVAVGGREAAWLQLGAYNEGSWGEESVHVSDAQAAVDLLRSELRPGDVVLVKASRSVGLEKVAQALLETSAEGEVAAR from the coding sequence GTGATCGCCCTCTCTCTCGCCGAGATCGCAGAAGTCGTCGGCGGGCAGACGCACGACATACCGGATCCGTCCGTCCAGGTCACCGGACCGGTCGTCCGGGACTCCCGTGACGTGGAGCCCGGCAGCCTCTTCGTCGCCTTCGCCGGCGAGCGCGTGGACGGCCACGACTTCGCGCAGGCGGTCGTCGAGGCGGGAGCGGTGGCCGTGCTCGGCCGCCGCCCCGTCGGCGTGCCCGCGATCGTCGTGGACGACGTCCAGGCCGCCCTCGGCGCCCTCGCCCGCCATGTCGTCCGCCGCCTGGGCGCCACCCTCGTGGGCCTCACCGGCTCCGCGGGCAAGACCAGCACCAAGGACCTGATCGCCCAGGTCCTGCGGCGCAAGGCGCCGACGGTCTTCACGCCCGGCTCGCTCAACAACGAGATCGGGCTGCCGCTGACCGCCCTGAGCGCCACCGACGAGACGAGGTTCCTCGTCCTGGAGATGGGCGCCCGCGGCATCGGCCACATCCGGTACCTCACCGAACTGACCCCGCCGAAGATCGGTCTCGTCCTCAACGTCGGCTCCGCCCACATCGGCGAGTTCGGCGGCCGCGAGCAGATCGCCCAGGCCAAGGGCGAGCTGGTCGAGGCCCTGCCGTCGGCGCAGGACGGCGGCGCGGCCATCCTCAACGCGGACGACCCCTACGTCCGGGCCATGGCCTCCCGTACGAAGGCGAAGGTGCTCTTTTTCGGAGAGTCCGACGAAGCGGACGTCCGTGCCGAGAACGTGCGACTCACGGACAGCGGACAGCCTTCCTTCAGGCTTCACACACCCTCCGGTGCAAGCGATGTGACCATGCGCCTGTACGGTGAGCATCACGTGTCGAACGCGCTCGCCGCGGCCGCCGTCGCCCACGAGTTGGGCATGTCCGCAGACGAGATCGCCCTCGCGCTCTCCGAGGCGGGCTCCCTCTCCCGCTGGCGGATGGAGGTCACCGAGCGCCCGGACGGCGTGACGATCGTCAACGACGCCTACAACGCGAACCCCGAGTCCATGCGGGCCGCCCTGCGCGCGCTCGTGGCCATCGGCAAGGGGCGCCGTACGTGGGCGGTGCTCGGCAAGATGGCCGAGCTCGGAGACGAGGCGCTCGCCGAGCACGACGCGGTCGGACGGCTGGCCGTCCGGCTCAACGTCAGCAAGCTCGTCGCAGTCGGCGGCAGGGAAGCCGCCTGGCTGCAATTGGGCGCATATAACGAGGGTTCGTGGGGTGAGGAGTCGGTGCACGTGTCCGACGCACAGGCGGCGGTCGACCTGTTGCGCAGCGAGTTGCGCCCGGGAGACGTCGTACTCGTGAAGGCGTCCCGTTCGGTCGGGCTCGAGAAGGTGGCCCAGGCGCTGCTCGAGACCAGTGCCGAGGGTGAGGTCGCAGCCCGATGA
- a CDS encoding UDP-N-acetylmuramoyl-L-alanyl-D-glutamate--2,6-diaminopimelate ligase: MTYPGPPRPVQVSATPLAELADQLGATAPEKTAEVTGITHDSRAVRPGDLYAALPGARAHGADFVAQAAGLGAAAVLTDPAGAERAAATGLPVLVVDDPRGRMGELAATIYGHPGRDLLQIGITGTSGKTTTAYLVEGGLRTAKTTGLVGTVEMRIGDERIKSERTTPEATDLQALFAVMRERGTEAVAMEVSSHALVLGRVDGCVFDVAVFTNLSPEHMEFHSDMEDYFRAKAQLFTPRRSRLGVVNADDEYGRRLAEEATVPVVTYSAEGHPDADWRAEDVRVGPMDSTFTATGPKGERIFARSPLAGPFNVANTLAAIAALAAAGLDPQAAADGVAAVPGVPGRLERVDAGQPYLAVVDYAHKTDAVESVLRALRKVTEGRLHVVLGCGGDRDTTKRAPMGAAAARLADTAVLTSDNPRSEDPLAILATMLQGAASVPAHERGEVQVFEDRAAAIAAAVARAQPGDTVLVAGKGHEQGQDIAGVVRPFDDRQVLREAIQKTQG; this comes from the coding sequence GTGACATACCCGGGACCGCCCCGGCCGGTGCAGGTCTCCGCCACACCCCTCGCGGAACTCGCCGATCAGCTGGGTGCCACCGCGCCGGAGAAGACCGCCGAGGTCACGGGCATCACCCATGACTCGCGCGCCGTCCGCCCCGGCGACCTGTACGCCGCTCTGCCCGGGGCCCGCGCGCACGGCGCCGACTTCGTCGCCCAGGCCGCCGGCCTCGGTGCCGCCGCCGTGCTCACCGACCCGGCCGGCGCCGAGCGCGCCGCCGCCACCGGACTGCCGGTCCTCGTCGTCGACGACCCGCGCGGGCGCATGGGCGAGCTGGCGGCCACGATCTACGGCCACCCGGGCCGCGATCTGCTCCAGATCGGCATCACCGGCACCTCCGGCAAGACCACCACCGCCTACCTCGTCGAGGGCGGCCTGCGGACGGCGAAGACCACCGGACTGGTCGGCACGGTCGAGATGCGCATCGGCGACGAGCGCATCAAGTCCGAGCGCACCACCCCCGAGGCCACCGACCTCCAGGCCCTCTTCGCGGTCATGCGCGAACGCGGCACCGAGGCGGTCGCCATGGAGGTCTCCAGCCACGCCCTGGTGCTCGGCCGCGTCGACGGCTGCGTCTTCGACGTCGCCGTCTTCACCAACCTCAGCCCGGAGCACATGGAGTTCCACTCCGACATGGAGGACTACTTCCGGGCCAAGGCGCAGCTCTTCACGCCGCGGCGCAGCAGGCTGGGCGTGGTCAACGCCGACGACGAGTACGGCCGCCGGCTCGCCGAGGAGGCGACCGTCCCGGTCGTCACCTACTCCGCCGAGGGCCACCCGGACGCCGACTGGCGGGCCGAGGACGTCCGGGTCGGGCCGATGGACTCGACGTTCACCGCGACCGGGCCGAAGGGCGAGCGGATCTTCGCCCGCTCACCGCTGGCCGGGCCCTTCAACGTGGCGAACACCCTCGCCGCGATCGCCGCCCTCGCCGCCGCCGGCCTCGACCCGCAGGCCGCCGCCGACGGCGTGGCCGCCGTGCCGGGCGTGCCGGGCCGGCTGGAGCGCGTGGACGCCGGGCAGCCCTACCTCGCGGTCGTCGACTACGCCCACAAGACCGACGCCGTCGAGTCCGTCCTGCGCGCCCTGCGCAAGGTCACCGAGGGCCGGCTGCACGTCGTGCTCGGCTGCGGCGGCGACCGGGACACCACCAAGCGCGCCCCGATGGGCGCCGCCGCGGCCCGGCTCGCCGACACCGCCGTACTGACCTCCGACAACCCCCGCTCCGAGGACCCCCTCGCCATCCTCGCCACCATGCTCCAGGGCGCGGCCTCGGTCCCCGCGCACGAGCGCGGCGAGGTCCAGGTCTTCGAGGACCGGGCCGCCGCCATCGCCGCCGCCGTCGCCCGCGCGCAGCCGGGCGACACCGTGCTGGTGGCGGGCAAGGGCCACGAGCAGGGCCAGGACATCGCCGGGGTGGTCCGTCCCTTCGACGACCGCCAGGTGCTTCGCGAAGCAATCCAGAAAACCCAGGGATGA
- a CDS encoding beta-class carbonic anhydrase, whose amino-acid sequence MTNSASAPAGSGAAMSGASATDRFVEANAQYAASFADAGLDSRPALRTAVVACMDARLDVSAALGLTNGDCHVIRNAGGVVTDDVIRSLTISQRKLGTRSVVLVHHTGCGMETLTEDFRTELENEVGERPSWEVGCFTDVEQDVRQSLERVRTSPFVPHTDDVRGFVYDVKTGLLREVDPA is encoded by the coding sequence ATGACGAACTCTGCATCCGCTCCCGCCGGGTCCGGGGCCGCCATGAGCGGCGCCTCTGCCACCGACCGTTTCGTGGAGGCCAACGCGCAGTACGCCGCCTCCTTCGCCGACGCCGGCCTGGACTCCCGGCCGGCCCTGCGGACCGCCGTCGTGGCGTGCATGGACGCGCGTCTGGACGTGTCGGCCGCGCTCGGTCTCACCAACGGCGACTGCCATGTCATCCGCAACGCCGGCGGTGTCGTCACCGACGACGTGATCCGGTCCCTGACCATCAGCCAGCGCAAGCTGGGCACCCGCAGCGTGGTCCTCGTCCACCACACGGGCTGCGGCATGGAGACCCTGACCGAGGACTTCCGCACCGAGCTGGAGAACGAGGTCGGTGAGCGCCCCTCCTGGGAGGTGGGATGCTTCACGGACGTCGAGCAGGACGTGCGGCAGTCCCTGGAGCGGGTGCGCACCTCGCCGTTCGTGCCGCACACCGACGACGTGCGCGGCTTCGTCTACGACGTGAAGACGGGCCTGCTGCGGGAGGTCGACCCCGCCTGA
- the rsmH gene encoding 16S rRNA (cytosine(1402)-N(4))-methyltransferase RsmH gives MSQSRHVPVMLQRCLDLLAPALTEPGAVVVDCTLGLGGHSEALLRRFPEARLVALDRDTEALRLSGERLASYGERATLVHAVYDELPDVLDRLGIPRVQGVLFDLGVSSMQLDEADRGFAYAQDAPLDMRMDQTSGISAAEVLNTYPPGELVRILRAYGEEKQAKRIVAAIVREREKEPFSTSARLVELIRDALPQAAKRHGGNPAKRTFQALRIEVNGELSVLERAIPAAVKALAVGGRIAVLSYHSLEDRLVKQVFAAGAANTAPPGLPVVPERYAPRLKLLTRGAELPTEEEIAENRRAAPARLRGAQRIREDVE, from the coding sequence TTGAGCCAGAGTCGACACGTCCCGGTGATGCTCCAGCGGTGCCTGGACCTGCTGGCGCCCGCCCTGACGGAGCCGGGGGCCGTGGTCGTCGACTGCACGCTGGGCCTCGGCGGACACAGCGAGGCACTGCTGCGGCGGTTCCCCGAGGCGCGGCTCGTCGCCCTGGACCGGGACACGGAGGCCCTGCGCCTGTCCGGCGAGCGGCTCGCGTCGTACGGGGAGCGCGCCACGCTCGTGCACGCCGTGTACGACGAGCTGCCCGACGTCCTCGACCGGCTCGGCATCCCGCGCGTCCAGGGCGTCCTGTTCGACCTGGGCGTCTCCTCCATGCAGCTCGACGAGGCCGACCGCGGCTTCGCCTACGCGCAGGACGCCCCGCTCGACATGCGCATGGACCAGACCAGCGGCATCAGCGCCGCCGAGGTCCTCAACACCTACCCCCCGGGCGAGCTGGTGCGGATCCTGCGGGCCTACGGCGAGGAGAAGCAGGCCAAGCGGATCGTCGCCGCGATCGTGCGCGAGCGCGAGAAGGAGCCCTTCTCCACCAGCGCCCGCCTGGTGGAGCTGATCCGCGACGCGCTGCCGCAGGCCGCCAAGCGCCATGGCGGCAACCCGGCCAAGCGCACCTTCCAGGCGCTGCGCATCGAGGTCAACGGCGAGCTGTCCGTCCTGGAGCGGGCGATCCCGGCCGCCGTGAAGGCGCTCGCCGTGGGCGGGCGGATCGCCGTGCTGTCGTACCACTCGCTGGAGGACCGGCTGGTCAAGCAGGTCTTCGCGGCCGGAGCCGCCAACACCGCGCCGCCCGGGCTGCCGGTCGTACCCGAGCGGTACGCACCCCGGCTCAAGCTGCTCACGCGCGGTGCCGAACTTCCCACCGAGGAGGAGATCGCCGAGAACCGGCGGGCGGCACCGGCCCGGCTGCGCGGGGCGCAGCGCATCAGGGAGGACGTCGAGTGA